The Peribacillus simplex genome contains the following window.
GTATTGAGTATAAGAAGACATTTAATCTAATTCTCTTATTTTCGAAACTTGTGTTTTTTTATCAGCAAATTGATCCATACAAAAAAGCTGTATCACGAATAAATTATATTTAGGAAAAAAAATTTTATTGATTGAAAGGAAGAGTTTATTTGAATAACAACTTTGAAGAAAGTTCATCAGAAGAGAGTGGTAATATGGTAGAGGCAATTACAACTGGTGTATTTCATGTGCCCGTTGATAACCAAGCGCCAGATAGCAATGATATGATCAACATCTATTTCAAAAATCCGAGTTCAAAAACGCTTACTGCGAATTTCCTAGTGGAATTTTCCTCTCCTGGGGTAGCTCCTGGCGTTCAAAACCCGGAAATTTCGTCTCCACCAAATGGTAACTGGACAGTAACAGTTCTCCCTCACCATACCCTCCTCATCGTAGTCACCGGTCCCGCTTCTCCTCCGGCTTTCGGAACATGGCGTTTTTCATTTTGGGGCGATATTGACCGCAACGAAAAGAAAAACAAACTTAGCGTAGAAGTAATTGCTGGGAGAATATTTGGTTCTGGGCCGGATTTGGCTTTTGACGATGCAGGGGCGACTTTCCCTCATGGGTTGTTTGTTGATGCAGACATTGAAGTAACCGGTCCATCAGTCCCAGTCCCAACAGGCGGTATCATTTCGGTTTAACAATCGAAACAGCTTACAGAATGGAAGGCGATGGCTTAATGCAGTCGTCCTTTCTTTTTCCGGCATGGGGTTATCCCAAAAAACAACTGAAGGTTTGTGAAATGATACACTTAAACTAACGGGTGCGTTAGTTGATTAAGGAACACAAAAATGATAAATCTTTTTTATAAAAGAATAATCCAATTAACTAGTATAAGGGCATGTTTTGATTTATCTTTTTCAAAACATGCCCTTTCTATTTATTCATTTATCAAGGTTTCTGTGTAGTGACAATAAAGTTGTTTAATTACAAATAAAGTCGTTATATTTACAATATACTTATTTAAAAAGCACATGTTATCAATTACAATAAATGTAATCGAACGTGTGTTTTTTATTTGTGAAATGAGGTTATAGAATAATGGCAGATATTATCAGCTACAAAGGAAAAGAACTAACATTACATAAGTCGATAAAAAACCCTAATTTTCTAGGGAAAACCGTTTTAGTGGATGATCCATGGGATTATGTAGAAATGTGGCTAAAAAGAAATAATCATAATGATGAAGCTGTATTCTATTGGCAGCAGTCTCTTCAGTTTTATGAAGCTTCTACCATGCTACCCTTAACCTCATCCCCGTTGACGATATATTATTGTTTTTTAAATGCAGTAAAGACACTTTTAATTGTAAATAAGGTTTCTTATTCAGATTTACATGGAGTATCAGGTTGGAGTAGAGAAAGTCGTGTGTCCCTAAGTAATGAATATATCAAATTTAAAACATCTGGGATTATCTCTGCCTTATGCAATTATTTAGGAGATCCAGTCCAAGATAATGAACAATACACACTGAAAAATTTACTTTATAACCTTCCTTTCATTCATAGAGCCTATTGTCTAACATATACCTCTGAAGCAAAAAAAGAGTTATACATACCTATCCACAAAGCATTTTTTGTTAAAAAAAAGGGTTCTTCAGAAAGTTGGTTTTCTGCAGTAGTGGATCCAAAGTATGCAAATGGTCATACTCTAAATAAACTTAAAAAAAACTTTGAGAGGGATATGAATTTTCCTGATACTTTCGTAGTTAGATACAAAACAAGATTTAGATGGAAAAATGATGATTCTAACAAAATGAAAAAAATATCATCTTATCACTATAAATTGAGAAAACAACTTAGTTACATTTCTGGCTTATCAAGACTGTGGTACATCAAACGAGATGAGATAGATGGAATAATACCACGAAATTCAATGATTTTAATATTTGCAGCAATGCATAGGTTAAGTGAATTATCTAGGTATGAACCTGTAATTCTTTCTAAACATTTAAATAGTCAACATAACTGGTTATTATCAGAGTTTATCAAAAATGCCTCAACGCAATTTATAGACGAAATAGCATCCGAATTAACTGGAGAGGAATTCATGACCCCGGGAATGACATCCAGAAAAAATCTTATCTGAATTTAATACTTAAAAAGATAATTAATAAATTTGGAGATGAAGTTATGCCTAAGCGCCAAACTGGTTGGACTGAATAGAAAATTGCCCGGTATCAATATGGTAAAGGAAGGAGATACCCTTTATGGGCGTCTCCTTTTTTTATTGTTCATTATCTAATGAGTTTGTTATTCAATAAAAACCAACATCAACCACCCCACCCCCGCCAATCTTGGCAGAGCACGCTCGGCACTTGCCAATCCTTTTAGTTTGAAAGACCGTCAAACCAAATGAATTTGGTCAGCTGTTTGAAATAGTAAAAGGCAACTCCTTAAATTCCCTCCCTGTCGGTCAGTCAGAAATTTACCATTGACGCCTGCAATGTTCATATTTTCTCCCCAAAAGAGACTTGTATTGTAGATTTATAAAAAAGAGTGATCAATTATATTAAAGTTTAAAAAGGCCTTGTTAATATAAAGAGGGATTGTGAAAAAGTGTACTTAAACTAACGGGTGCTTGTGCGGCCGAGCCTAGGTCGTATCATATAGCGGGTGGGATTCCCGTCGAGTAAGAATTAGCCATTCGCTCGTAGCGAGTCTTGGAGGGCTAATGGTAACGTTAGTCTTTAAGCGTAGACAGTTAGGTGACGGGCCGAAAGCCAAATGGTTGAAGGGATTGAGCTCCATAATGTTAGTAAATCGAGAGGGCTGATGCCTTAAGCGCAGCAGAAAGCTACATTTTATTCTTCGTTAAAGGCAAGAAGGATAAAGCCTCTCTGGAGTCAGAGACCTTGGCACGTTATACATTGATATGATGCGGCAACTCGGGAGACCCTTCCGGTCTTTTCTATTTTATTGAAGAGTATGGTGTACAAGCGATAACAAGTAAGGAAACCAAATGCCGTGTAGGGAGTCGGATAGCAGCGTAGTACCAATGAAGTTGGGTAATGCCGATGGAGGGAAGGCTAGCTACCAGTTATCACCCTTACTAGGGAAACATTTACTACACACAGAGGTAGGTATTATAAATGGAAACAAAACTACTAAGGATAGCAGAATTAGCAAAATCTGAGCCTAAAATGAAATTTACATCTCTTGCGCATTTATTAAATGAGCAATCGCTAACACAATGTCATCTTGAACTACCTAATAAAAAGGCTACTGGTGTTAACGGAACGACTAAAGAACAATACAGCGAAAACTTGGAAGAAAATATAAAGGATTTAGTAAGTAGGCTTAAAAGCAAAAGTTATCGCCCTGTTCCAGTAAGAAGGATGTATATCCCAAAACTCAATTCAACCAAGAAAAGGCCTTTGGGGATACCGGAACATGAGGATAAAATTGTACAAAAAGGCATTACAAAAATACTAAATACTATCTATGAAAATGACTTCCTAGCTTGTTCATTTGGTTTCCGTCCGAATAGAAACTGCCATGATGCGCTGAAAATACTGAACCATTATATTGAAAAGAAATCAGTAAGCTATGTAGTGGATGTAGATATCAAAGGTTTCTTTGACAACGTTGACCACAAGTGGATGATGGAGTTCCTGGACCTCCGAGTCACCGACCCTAACCTACTGAGAATAATCAGCAGGTTTCTTAAAGGTGGATACATGGAGGAAGGTAAAAAGTACAAAACAGATAACGGTACACCGCAAGGTGGAGTAATATCTCCGATATTAGCGAATGTATATCTCCATTACGTTCTCGACTTATGGTTTGAGAAAGTGGTTAGGAAACAATGTAAAGGGCAGGCCTACATAGTAAGATATGCAGATGACTTTGTTTGTTGTTTTCAACATAAAAGTGAAGCTCAGCAATTTTCCCATTCAGTAAAGCTTAGATTGAAGAAGTTTAACTTGGAGATAGCCGAGGATAAAACGAAAATTATACCCTTTGGAAGGTTTGCAGAAAATAATGCAAAGCGAGATGGGAGCAATAAACCGGATACCTTTGATTTCCTAGGGTTTACTCATTATTGCGGGAAAAGCAAACAAGGGAAATTTCGAGTGAAACGGAAATCTAGTAATAAGAAAGTCCAAGGTAAACTAAAAGAATCCAAAGAATGGTTGAAGATTAATAGAAATAAAGATATTCATACGATCATGGATAGATTTAAACGCTCACTCATAGGTTATTACAACTATTATTGTATGACCGATAACATACAAATGGTTAACAACTTCAAAGAGAGACTCGAATACTTACTATTTAAATGGCTAAACAGAAGAAGCCAAAGAAAGTCCTTTACATGGGATAAATTTAATCTCTTTCTCCGTAAATATCCACTGCCTTCACCAAGAATCAAAGTGAATATCTATGAACTAAGAAAAGAGATTGGCTACATTCTGTAAACGATGACTAGGAGGAGCCGTGTGCGTTAATAGCGCAAGCACGGTTCTGTGAGGGGGAGGAGTACAATTTACCGTAAGGTAGGAAGGCTCCTTTCTACTCGACTAGTTCATTAAGGATCACAAAATGATCAATCTTTTTTATAAAAGAATAATCCAATTAAATAGTATAAGGGCATGTTTTGATTAATCTTTTTTCAAAACATGCCCTTTCTATTATTCATTTATCAAGGTTTCTTGTATTAATTTGATCAAACTTTGTTCAAGGCTACAACGGAAATTCGATTAAAGATTTATCTGTTCCTGTTCTTGATTATATATTTTGATTGAATAAGGTTGTCCTTCCAATAAAGGCTTTGTTTTTTCTGAAGATAAGATTGTTTTTATATTGCGTTCTATTCTAGTTCCTAATTCTCTTGATCCAGCTGAGCTATCTGGAATTGATGTTTTAATGATTATAGTTAGTTCAGGATCTAGGGAGTACGAGATACTAGTTGCGTTATACATTTTTTTACCCATTATTTCCTCATCTAATGAAGGTAAAATGTAAATTGCCACGTTATCATCGTACACGTCTTGTCGTTTTAAATTAATGGAATATCCAGTTTGGTTGTTTGAGACAAGAATCTTACGAATCATATCTTCTGTATTTTGTTTTATGTCCTTAAAGTACTCTGGTGAAGCTTTTATCTTCATATTGACCTCTTTAGACTTTGTTGAAATGCCATAAGCAACTACATTTATATTATGGTCATTTAATGTATCCATAATTTCCTTTTCAAAGGAAGCTGGTTTTTCAATAGCTTTTGCTGATTTTTGAACATCATCTTTATCTACTTTAAATACTTTTACAGAAAAAGCATCTAAATTATCTTTCTGTAAAACATCCTTAACTATATTCGTTACGTTTTCCTTTATAGGTGAAAAATCTTCATTATTATTGCTTAAAACCCCTACCTCAATGATTTTATCAGGTTTATATGTTGCACTCACATAGCTTAAATTAATATCTTCAGCTTCCAGTTTACTATCGATTCTTTCTGTAATATTACTTTCAGGTTCAATGATCGAATTTAAAATGGGAATAGTAGAAACAAAGCTTGCCATCGCAGGGGAGGTGGAGAAATAACCCAAAGAAATCGTCAGGAATATTCCAGCTGCTGCAGTTCCAGTAAAGATTTTTCTTCTTCTTACTCTTCTATTCCCTTTATCAATTGCACTATTTATAGCTTCTTCAAGTTTCGTTTTAGGAACATTAATTTGTTCCATTTCTTTTTGGATATTCTTCATGAACCGTACCCTCCTTAAGATTCATTCTTAGTTTGGTTGTTGCTCTATGTAACTGAGCTTTTATCGTCCCTTCAGGACAATTAAAATCGCGTGCAATTTCTTTTATTGATAAATCTTTATAATATCGAAGTAGAATGAGTGTTTTGAACCGTTCCTCTAACTGGTCAATTGCATGAAGCAAATCTAGTCGTTCTTCCACCTTAGAATTATTTATATCTCCTTGAACCTCTTCGTAATCGACCGGGACCACATCATATAATTTTTTTTTCTTCAAAAAATCTAATGAAGTGTTGATTATGATCCTCGTTAACCAGGTTGAAAAGTATTTGGGTTCTTTTAATTTTTTAATTGATTTATACGCTTTAAAAACACTCTCGTGCACAACATCCAGCGCATCGTTTTCATTTTTCATATAGATATAAGCCATTCTATAGAGAGTATCCTTTTCTTGTAAAACTAACTCTTGAAAGGCTATTTTATTTCCAGCCATAGCCTTTTTTACTTTGTTCAGATCGCTCATGTATAATCCTCCTTTCAACCATTAGACATTAAGCGTATTAGAAACGTTGCAAGAAATGTAGTTTTAAAAATTAAGTCGTATCGTTTACAAAAAAGATGTACTGTTTTAAATAAAATTTAGTCGTTTATAAAAATGATAAACCGAAATCAATACTTGGAATTTGTTTTTCCTTAATGAACTCCCTCAGTTTAATAGATAATGCTCACGAATACTCGCTTATTCGCAGGATTTCAAACCACATGGTATAGGTTGCTTTAGATGAATGAAAGAGATAGGACCGTTTTGATAAGATGAGGGCAGATTGAAATAGGGGATCTATTAAAAATCCCATATTATTACATATGCTGCACGCATTTTCCACGCTGCCGCTGCCCCTGGAGGCTTTCCCTCCCATGTCTCAACGGGTCATAATCCTATGCCCTTTCATTCCTTCGTCATGCCTATCCAAGGGGTGGAGGCCGGTTTTGCTAACGGAACGGGTCATTGCCCTTTTGTTCATTACATCCGGTACTTCGTGCTTTCTTTGAAATCCTACGAATAAGCCAACTTTCGTTAATCACAATGTGAATGTAAATTTACGCTGCTAGTTGTTCAAGAGGGAAGACCATTTCCGGTTTATAGGCAGAGCCATTACGAGCAATCCCTACTAGGACACGGGCGAGTTTTCCACATAGTTTCATGATGGATTTCATTTTCTTTATCTTCTTCACTTTAACATTGTTCGAGTGTAGGGCTTTAAACTCAGGATTATTCATCACCAGACTCATGATCTTCCACGTTTGGAAAGAACAATTTGGCCTTTCCACTTCCCAGAGCTTGCTTCAGCGAGATGCAATCCTGCATGACGAAGGAGCGCATTCCCGTGAGCGAAC
Protein-coding sequences here:
- a CDS encoding sigma-70 family RNA polymerase sigma factor yields the protein MSDLNKVKKAMAGNKIAFQELVLQEKDTLYRMAYIYMKNENDALDVVHESVFKAYKSIKKLKEPKYFSTWLTRIIINTSLDFLKKKKLYDVVPVDYEEVQGDINNSKVEERLDLLHAIDQLEERFKTLILLRYYKDLSIKEIARDFNCPEGTIKAQLHRATTKLRMNLKEGTVHEEYPKRNGTN
- the ltrA gene encoding group II intron reverse transcriptase/maturase gives rise to the protein METKLLRIAELAKSEPKMKFTSLAHLLNEQSLTQCHLELPNKKATGVNGTTKEQYSENLEENIKDLVSRLKSKSYRPVPVRRMYIPKLNSTKKRPLGIPEHEDKIVQKGITKILNTIYENDFLACSFGFRPNRNCHDALKILNHYIEKKSVSYVVDVDIKGFFDNVDHKWMMEFLDLRVTDPNLLRIISRFLKGGYMEEGKKYKTDNGTPQGGVISPILANVYLHYVLDLWFEKVVRKQCKGQAYIVRYADDFVCCFQHKSEAQQFSHSVKLRLKKFNLEIAEDKTKIIPFGRFAENNAKRDGSNKPDTFDFLGFTHYCGKSKQGKFRVKRKSSNKKVQGKLKESKEWLKINRNKDIHTIMDRFKRSLIGYYNYYCMTDNIQMVNNFKERLEYLLFKWLNRRSQRKSFTWDKFNLFLRKYPLPSPRIKVNIYELRKEIGYIL
- a CDS encoding DUF4030 domain-containing protein — protein: MKNIQKEMEQINVPKTKLEEAINSAIDKGNRRVRRRKIFTGTAAAGIFLTISLGYFSTSPAMASFVSTIPILNSIIEPESNITERIDSKLEAEDINLSYVSATYKPDKIIEVGVLSNNNEDFSPIKENVTNIVKDVLQKDNLDAFSVKVFKVDKDDVQKSAKAIEKPASFEKEIMDTLNDHNINVVAYGISTKSKEVNMKIKASPEYFKDIKQNTEDMIRKILVSNNQTGYSINLKRQDVYDDNVAIYILPSLDEEIMGKKMYNATSISYSLDPELTIIIKTSIPDSSAGSRELGTRIERNIKTILSSEKTKPLLEGQPYSIKIYNQEQEQINL
- a CDS encoding YaaC family protein, with translation MADIISYKGKELTLHKSIKNPNFLGKTVLVDDPWDYVEMWLKRNNHNDEAVFYWQQSLQFYEASTMLPLTSSPLTIYYCFLNAVKTLLIVNKVSYSDLHGVSGWSRESRVSLSNEYIKFKTSGIISALCNYLGDPVQDNEQYTLKNLLYNLPFIHRAYCLTYTSEAKKELYIPIHKAFFVKKKGSSESWFSAVVDPKYANGHTLNKLKKNFERDMNFPDTFVVRYKTRFRWKNDDSNKMKKISSYHYKLRKQLSYISGLSRLWYIKRDEIDGIIPRNSMILIFAAMHRLSELSRYEPVILSKHLNSQHNWLLSEFIKNASTQFIDEIASELTGEEFMTPGMTSRKNLI